A window of Planctomycetaceae bacterium contains these coding sequences:
- a CDS encoding peroxiredoxin: MSVRIGQTAPGLDLVLRAYDRTKDGSDNQFKDLKLADLKGKWVCLFFYPLDFTFVCPTELVAFNKALGEFEDRETVLLTASTDSVFSHKGWCDSHDDLKSLKYLMIGDTNQELSRAYDVLDCEKGIAYRGIYLIDPNGVLRYLAVHDLSVGRNVDEVIRVLDALQTDKLCPCNWKKGEETLN, translated from the coding sequence ATGAGTGTTCGGATTGGACAAACAGCTCCCGGGCTCGATCTGGTTTTGCGAGCATATGACCGAACAAAGGATGGTTCAGACAATCAATTCAAGGATTTGAAGCTGGCTGATCTGAAGGGCAAGTGGGTGTGCCTGTTCTTCTATCCGCTGGACTTTACTTTCGTTTGTCCAACCGAACTTGTCGCCTTCAACAAAGCTCTTGGCGAGTTTGAAGATCGGGAAACCGTGCTGCTGACCGCCAGCACCGACAGTGTATTTTCTCACAAGGGATGGTGTGATTCACACGACGATCTGAAGAGCCTGAAGTATCTGATGATCGGCGATACCAACCAGGAACTGTCCAGGGCTTACGACGTTCTGGATTGCGAAAAAGGCATTGCTTACCGTGGGATCTATCTGATTGATCCAAACGGAGTGCTGCGTTATCTGGCCGTACATGATTTGAGCGTCGGCCGAAACGTGGACGAAGTCATCCGTGTTCTGGATGCTCTGCAAACAGATAAACTGTGCCCCTGCAACTGGAAGAAGGGTGAAGAAACTCTGAACTAG
- a CDS encoding HAD family hydrolase — protein MLIVSVGINSGQNTDPLFASGFGGFYTSRPARFTFRRHQEPTIQGRFPAKSRFLPTSTRAPMALSLAEYSDSLDERNLLWPRVQAVAGVNATPTIKPLAGVKLVLWDVFGTLIRITDGKIGFEPSDEARLQIALDKTIHEFNMWNHMYRRPGPPWQSLISLYRDIAGRLSMIATERRGDYTEVDMVDVWQSIITRLFEKEYQFDEGHFGNLRQFSEKVAFFFHRNLQATEARENAVRAMHELASLDVLQGLLADGQSYSLVQVLHDLGQQDALPPLHEIFRPETLLFSTQLGIRKPSKTLFEYAVSRARSIGIPASAIVHVSCRLSTDLAPAKAAGMKTILLAAEKTGLEVSSAQMKDPATRPDRLITNLNQLSSIVGPA, from the coding sequence ATGCTAATTGTTTCCGTTGGGATCAATTCCGGGCAAAACACGGATCCTCTTTTTGCCTCGGGATTTGGCGGATTCTATACTTCCCGCCCCGCAAGGTTTACCTTCCGCAGGCACCAGGAGCCGACGATCCAGGGAAGATTTCCCGCCAAGTCACGTTTTCTACCAACGTCTACCAGAGCACCCATGGCACTATCGCTGGCTGAGTATTCAGATTCGCTCGACGAACGCAACCTGTTATGGCCACGCGTTCAGGCTGTCGCTGGAGTGAATGCAACGCCAACAATTAAGCCGCTTGCCGGAGTGAAACTTGTTCTTTGGGACGTCTTCGGAACGTTAATTCGAATCACGGATGGAAAGATCGGATTCGAACCATCCGATGAAGCACGCCTGCAGATTGCACTCGACAAAACGATCCATGAATTCAATATGTGGAATCACATGTATCGTCGACCCGGACCTCCATGGCAATCTCTGATTTCGCTCTACCGCGATATCGCGGGTCGCCTTTCGATGATCGCTACAGAGCGTCGCGGCGACTACACAGAGGTCGATATGGTGGATGTCTGGCAGAGCATCATTACTCGCCTGTTCGAAAAGGAATATCAGTTCGACGAGGGACACTTCGGTAACCTTCGTCAATTCAGTGAGAAAGTGGCCTTCTTTTTCCATCGCAATCTTCAGGCCACGGAGGCCCGGGAAAATGCGGTCAGAGCAATGCACGAGCTGGCGTCGCTTGATGTGCTGCAGGGTCTCCTTGCTGATGGTCAATCCTATTCTCTGGTGCAGGTGCTTCATGATCTGGGCCAGCAGGACGCATTGCCTCCGCTTCATGAAATCTTTCGTCCGGAAACCTTGTTGTTTTCGACACAGCTTGGGATCCGAAAACCATCGAAGACACTTTTTGAATACGCGGTGTCCCGGGCTCGATCCATTGGGATTCCGGCCTCAGCAATCGTTCACGTAAGTTGTCGACTGTCCACTGACCTCGCACCAGCGAAGGCTGCCGGAATGAAAACCATTCTGCTGGCCGCCGAGAAAACCGGACTGGAAGTCAGCAGCGCTCAGATGAAAGATCCTGCCACCCGGCCCGACCGCCTGATTACGAACCT
- the rnpA gene encoding ribonuclease P protein component, which produces MNHRFLRHQRVKSQADFRAIYGCDVRAGDDHLLVFAALRTADTHPDEVSAGNSESLANAPRGKTLPTRIGLSVSRKHGPAPIRNRKKRLLREAFRLKQYEVPAGLDLILIPRQRTDSTLDDFQNSLTRLSGKLHRRLTERRRLQEPGSEIIPGSGGRG; this is translated from the coding sequence ATGAATCATCGGTTTCTCAGGCATCAGCGAGTCAAATCTCAGGCAGATTTTCGAGCCATCTACGGTTGCGATGTCCGCGCGGGAGATGATCATCTGCTGGTTTTTGCCGCGCTGCGGACGGCGGACACTCACCCGGATGAAGTATCCGCAGGAAATTCGGAATCGTTGGCGAACGCGCCCAGGGGCAAAACGCTTCCCACGCGGATCGGGCTCAGCGTTTCCAGGAAGCACGGACCAGCTCCTATCCGCAACCGCAAGAAGCGTTTACTTCGGGAGGCTTTTCGGCTGAAACAATACGAAGTTCCCGCCGGTCTGGACTTGATCCTGATTCCACGACAGCGGACCGATTCGACGCTGGATGACTTCCAGAACTCGCTAACCCGCTTGTCCGGAAAGCTGCACCGCAGACTCACCGAACGACGTCGTCTACAAGAGCCGGGCTCGGAGATCATTCCTGGCTCTGGCGGACGTGGTTAA